One genomic window of Methanosarcina acetivorans C2A includes the following:
- a CDS encoding toll/interleukin-1 receptor domain-containing protein has protein sequence MITKVYISHCEQDEPLAQELARALWTVELESFSALYRKARILSLAERIRFGIRQSDCIIPIITQEGVLSPEVNQEIGLAVGADQLIIPLVEAGVELPILIRHLPPINFYPEAYEDALGKLIQNMRQLTKLDWLKIKCPYCGEEMTQYISPEEEVERALLAGKHLETICSYCQRNIYLDPRTFRPTP, from the coding sequence ATGATAACAAAAGTTTACATTTCGCACTGCGAGCAGGACGAACCGCTCGCCCAGGAACTTGCAAGGGCTCTTTGGACAGTGGAACTGGAAAGCTTCTCTGCCCTGTACAGGAAAGCCCGGATTCTTTCCCTGGCTGAAAGGATACGTTTCGGTATCCGTCAGTCAGACTGCATTATCCCTATTATTACCCAGGAAGGAGTGCTGTCTCCTGAGGTGAATCAGGAGATCGGGCTGGCAGTAGGAGCCGACCAGTTGATAATTCCGCTGGTAGAGGCAGGAGTCGAACTGCCTATCCTTATACGCCATCTTCCGCCGATTAATTTTTACCCCGAAGCCTATGAGGATGCCCTTGGAAAACTCATACAGAACATGAGGCAGCTTACGAAACTGGACTGGCTGAAGATAAAGTGCCCTTACTGCGGGGAGGAAATGACCCAGTATATCTCTCCTGAAGAAGAAGTTGAAAGAGCGCTTCTTGCAGGAAAACACCTTGAGACTATCTGCAGCTACTGCCAGAGAAATATTTACCTTGACCCGAGAACCTTCAGGCCCACACCCTGA
- a CDS encoding META domain-containing protein yields MMKLKIASIGLVLLLTTGGLALFSFSLGCTEQEEAPAEPAENAIVEPTIVEPVENTTPELESVSVENMTGIEWQWTSFQNFDTPEYQMMVPDPENYTLAFFPDGTYHIKADCNNGSGNYTLEGNNLTLGSASITRMACGPYSMDGEYMSLLQGVGSAALEEEQLVLYPGIEGDKMFFTNGGEAEQ; encoded by the coding sequence ATGATGAAGCTGAAAATTGCATCAATTGGTTTGGTTTTGCTCCTTACTACGGGTGGGTTAGCCCTGTTCTCCTTCTCGCTCGGCTGCACTGAGCAAGAAGAGGCTCCTGCTGAACCGGCAGAGAATGCTATTGTTGAACCTACTATTGTTGAACCTGTAGAAAACACTACTCCGGAACTCGAATCAGTTTCTGTTGAGAATATGACCGGTATCGAATGGCAGTGGACCAGTTTTCAGAATTTTGACACGCCTGAGTACCAGATGATGGTACCTGATCCTGAGAACTATACGCTTGCCTTCTTCCCTGACGGCACGTATCATATCAAAGCCGACTGTAACAACGGCAGTGGGAACTACACCCTGGAAGGAAACAACTTAACCCTTGGCTCGGCTTCTATTACGCGTATGGCATGCGGGCCTTATTCTATGGACGGCGAATATATGTCGCTTTTACAGGGCGTCGGATCAGCAGCTCTGGAGGAGGAACAGCTTGTCCTTTATCCCGGAATCGAAGGTGACAAAATGTTCTTTACAAATGGAGGAGAGGCTGAGCAGTAA
- a CDS encoding sulfide-dependent adenosine diphosphate thiazole synthase, with translation MELDEVIITRAIFDEYSKTFLDYTDIDVALVGGGPANLVAAKYLAEAGVKVALYEQKLSLGGGMWAGGMMFPRIVVQEEATRILDDFGIRYKEYESGYYVANSVESVGKLIAGATSAGAEVFNLVSFEDIMIRENDRVTGIVINWGPVTTQRLHVDPLMIRTKLVIDGTGHEAVVCNTILRKIPNAKIGELGLLGEKPMWSEVGERLAVNATQEIYPGLIVAGMAANAATRAPRMGPVFGGMLLSGEKAAKLALDRLKTI, from the coding sequence ATGGAACTTGACGAAGTCATAATCACACGGGCAATATTTGATGAGTATTCCAAAACCTTCCTTGACTACACGGACATTGATGTAGCACTCGTAGGAGGGGGACCTGCAAACCTTGTGGCTGCAAAATACCTGGCCGAAGCCGGGGTAAAGGTCGCTTTGTATGAGCAGAAACTGTCCCTGGGCGGCGGCATGTGGGCAGGCGGGATGATGTTTCCCCGTATCGTCGTGCAGGAGGAAGCTACCCGCATCCTAGACGACTTCGGAATCAGGTATAAGGAGTACGAGTCCGGGTATTATGTGGCAAACTCCGTGGAATCCGTCGGGAAGCTGATCGCAGGGGCAACTTCGGCAGGGGCTGAGGTCTTTAACCTAGTGAGCTTTGAAGACATCATGATCCGGGAAAATGACAGGGTTACCGGCATAGTCATCAACTGGGGGCCTGTTACAACCCAGCGCCTGCATGTGGACCCGCTCATGATCCGCACAAAACTCGTAATCGATGGAACTGGCCATGAGGCAGTTGTCTGCAACACGATTCTCAGAAAAATCCCGAATGCAAAGATCGGGGAACTCGGACTGCTCGGAGAAAAACCGATGTGGTCTGAGGTCGGCGAGCGCCTGGCTGTGAATGCAACCCAGGAGATTTATCCCGGGCTGATTGTCGCGGGTATGGCTGCAAATGCCGCAACCCGTGCCCCGAGAATGGGTCCTGTCTTCGGAGGGATGCTCCTTTCCGGAGAAAAGGCTGCAAAACTCGCCCTTGACAGGCTTAAAACAATCTGA
- a CDS encoding cation-transporting P-type ATPase, producing MKGSESIKRLKIYGENILKPKKRSGALKILFSQFKNPISLILHFASGMFFSCMTGWIR from the coding sequence CTGAAAGGTTCCGAAAGCATTAAACGCCTTAAAATATATGGGGAGAATATTTTAAAGCCAAAAAAACGGTCAGGTGCTCTGAAAATCCTTTTTTCCCAGTTCAAAAACCCAATTTCCCTTATTCTCCATTTTGCATCCGGAATGTTTTTTTCCTGCATGACCGGATGGATACGATAA
- a CDS encoding DUF5316 family protein codes for MLPAERAKPTNKLLYPPHKINEAVERVKSLLFIDAGIFIIAAVTAFLKGELGFIIDIIGLTGLIFFVMAGVLSGSFASGDWVRANYEDEFEEREEKNRLSKNLFFVGLFNLAISVLTYEFILQ; via the coding sequence TTGCTTCCCGCAGAGAGAGCAAAACCCACCAATAAATTATTATATCCGCCTCACAAAATAAATGAAGCGGTGGAAAGGGTGAAGAGTTTACTTTTTATCGATGCGGGAATTTTTATTATTGCAGCTGTTACAGCCTTCCTGAAGGGAGAACTCGGGTTTATTATAGACATCATAGGCTTAACAGGTTTGATTTTTTTTGTTATGGCTGGAGTTTTGTCAGGTTCTTTTGCTAGTGGAGACTGGGTAAGGGCAAATTATGAGGATGAATTTGAAGAACGCGAGGAGAAAAACAGATTGTCAAAAAATTTATTTTTTGTTGGGCTATTCAACCTCGCTATATCAGTACTTACTTATGAATTCATACTACAGTGA
- a CDS encoding cation transporting ATPase C-terminal domain-containing protein, translated as MAQKKVIVKRLVSIENLGSMNMLRSDKTGTLTEGELQLHSFQDLEGKHSEKVLLYACLNAYYQKGFENPIDRVILAQNSFDLSAYRKLGEIPYDFVRKKLSVFDYLTFVTLLLLLPGMTEEFRTGWFIESVISASMIVMVIRSRKPFFRSKPGKYLLTITLLIGALTLVFPLTPLAAVFSFKPLPFSVVLIIEAIIGL; from the coding sequence ATGGCACAGAAGAAAGTTATTGTCAAGCGGCTCGTCTCTATTGAAAATCTTGGCAGCATGAACATGCTCCGCTCTGATAAAACCGGCACTCTGACAGAAGGGGAATTGCAGCTTCATTCATTTCAGGACCTGGAAGGAAAACACAGCGAAAAAGTTCTCCTTTATGCCTGTCTCAATGCCTATTATCAGAAAGGCTTCGAAAACCCGATAGACAGGGTAATCCTTGCACAAAATAGTTTTGATCTTTCCGCGTACCGAAAACTGGGCGAAATACCTTATGATTTCGTGCGCAAAAAACTTTCGGTATTCGACTATCTCACTTTTGTCACTCTGCTCCTTCTCCTACCCGGAATGACAGAAGAGTTCAGAACAGGATGGTTTATTGAGTCTGTAATTTCAGCATCAATGATAGTAATGGTAATCCGAAGCAGAAAACCGTTCTTCAGGAGCAAACCCGGAAAATACCTGCTTACAATTACCCTGCTTATCGGAGCTCTTACTTTAGTGTTCCCTCTAACCCCATTAGCAGCCGTCTTTAGTTTCAAGCCACTACCCTTTTCAGTCGTTTTAATTATTGAAGCAATTATAGGGCTGTAA
- a CDS encoding radical SAM protein: MKALIIDGYVDEPACLGVPPYISPYSRYIAGALRERGLSEKEIHYLTIDTLRENPPGTGELIGKAALLVIIAGMTVPGKYLRASPITLGEIETIFRVANGVKIIGGPIRLGFSNEGGRAAKGAESGINLGEAVLAKMDLEAFVYDLFEEGAGGSGSDSRGSLPTGLKAPESVDHRFRTTAEIGRWGPKGAFLIRQHPDYPYCMCELETYRGCGRRVHCSFCTEPFYGASDYRPVEDVVAEVSALYSNGARYFRIGRQPDLFSYHGADAGGPVPKPVPEVLERLYKGIRNSAPELSVLHMDNANPITLATYPKESEQILKTIIKYHTSGDVAAFGMETADPKVFAANSLKATSEEVFEAIKLVNRLGAGRGTNGLPEILPGINFVHGLMGETKKTFQLNYDFLLQVLNSGLLLRRINIRQVMAFPGTPISGRDEAARKHKKLFLDYKEQVRKNIDLPMLRRVVPEGTVLKDVMCEVHGRGITFGRQLGSYPLLVGISALMPLRKFTDITVTGHGMRSITGIPHPLPVNTASPALIREIPGISRRAADSIASGVPYTSREDFLRRVSEGDKIISFIEI; the protein is encoded by the coding sequence ATGAAAGCACTCATCATAGACGGCTACGTGGATGAACCCGCCTGCCTCGGGGTTCCTCCTTATATCTCTCCCTACTCCCGGTACATAGCAGGAGCTCTGAGAGAGCGCGGGCTTTCCGAAAAAGAAATTCACTACCTCACAATCGATACCCTTCGGGAAAACCCTCCCGGAACCGGCGAGCTTATAGGAAAAGCCGCTCTTCTGGTCATTATTGCAGGCATGACCGTACCGGGAAAATACCTCCGGGCATCCCCTATCACGCTTGGTGAGATCGAGACTATTTTCCGGGTTGCGAACGGGGTAAAAATTATAGGCGGCCCTATCAGGCTCGGATTCAGCAACGAAGGAGGAAGGGCTGCAAAAGGGGCAGAAAGTGGGATCAACCTTGGAGAAGCAGTACTTGCAAAAATGGATCTCGAGGCTTTTGTTTACGATCTTTTTGAGGAAGGGGCTGGTGGGAGTGGAAGCGATAGCAGGGGGAGCCTTCCTACCGGGCTGAAAGCCCCGGAATCCGTTGACCACCGTTTCAGGACAACGGCAGAGATTGGACGCTGGGGTCCGAAGGGGGCTTTTTTGATCCGGCAGCACCCGGACTACCCATACTGCATGTGCGAGCTTGAAACCTACAGGGGTTGTGGCAGGCGTGTTCACTGCTCCTTCTGCACCGAACCATTTTATGGGGCTTCGGACTACAGGCCTGTAGAGGACGTTGTCGCCGAAGTCTCTGCACTTTATTCCAATGGAGCCCGCTATTTCAGGATAGGGAGGCAACCGGACCTTTTTTCTTACCACGGGGCCGATGCAGGAGGACCAGTCCCGAAACCCGTGCCTGAGGTTCTTGAAAGGCTTTACAAGGGAATCAGGAATTCCGCACCTGAACTTTCCGTGCTTCATATGGATAATGCAAATCCTATAACTCTTGCAACGTATCCCAAAGAGTCGGAGCAAATCCTGAAGACGATTATCAAATATCACACTTCCGGCGATGTAGCCGCCTTCGGCATGGAGACTGCCGACCCGAAGGTGTTTGCAGCAAACTCCCTCAAGGCGACTTCCGAAGAGGTTTTTGAGGCGATCAAACTGGTAAACAGGTTAGGGGCCGGGCGCGGGACAAACGGGCTACCGGAAATTCTCCCTGGTATCAATTTTGTGCACGGGCTGATGGGGGAGACTAAAAAAACCTTCCAGCTGAACTATGATTTCCTGCTTCAGGTGCTTAATTCTGGACTGTTGCTCCGCAGAATTAATATCCGGCAGGTTATGGCATTTCCCGGAACTCCGATATCCGGCAGGGATGAAGCTGCAAGGAAGCATAAGAAACTCTTTCTGGATTATAAGGAACAGGTCCGAAAGAATATTGACCTTCCAATGCTCCGAAGGGTCGTGCCGGAAGGAACGGTACTGAAGGATGTAATGTGCGAGGTGCACGGCAGGGGGATAACTTTTGGGAGACAGCTTGGTTCTTACCCTTTGCTTGTAGGAATCTCTGCCCTCATGCCTCTGCGGAAATTCACGGACATTACTGTCACAGGGCATGGAATGCGTTCGATTACCGGAATTCCCCACCCTTTGCCGGTAAACACTGCATCTCCTGCCCTTATCCGGGAGATTCCCGGGATCAGTAGAAGAGCGGCGGATTCCATAGCTTCTGGAGTTCCATATACCAGCAGGGAGGATTTTCTCAGGAGAGTAAGTGAGGGAGACAAGATCATTAGCTTTATCGAAATTTGA